In Geopsychrobacter electrodiphilus DSM 16401, a single window of DNA contains:
- a CDS encoding ABC transporter permease subunit — translation MDMYIVGQQLLNGLTLGSIYGLIAIGYTMVYGIIGMINFAHGDIYMISAYLTAIILAVIFSFGVTSLPFAIILTLLLAMAITGAYGWVIERLAYRPLRGSTRLAPLISAIGMSLVLENYVQVSQGARNQGVPLLVEGVVRWGGKNNFVQITNIQIMIVVASFVGMGILTYIIQKTSLGRQCRATQQDRKMAAMLGINTNRIISTVFVIGSSMAALAGVLVTLNYGSFDFYIGFITGIKAFTAAVLGGIGSLPGAMLGGLVLGMSEGLFAGFVSADYKDVFAFALLVLVLIFRPSGLLGKPEIEKV, via the coding sequence ATGGATATGTACATCGTTGGCCAGCAACTTCTGAACGGCCTGACTCTTGGATCGATCTACGGACTCATCGCCATCGGCTACACCATGGTGTACGGCATCATCGGCATGATCAACTTTGCCCATGGTGACATTTACATGATCTCGGCCTATCTCACCGCGATCATCCTGGCAGTCATTTTCTCCTTCGGTGTCACCTCTCTGCCCTTCGCCATAATCCTGACCCTGCTGTTGGCCATGGCGATCACCGGGGCCTACGGCTGGGTAATTGAGAGACTCGCCTATCGCCCCCTGCGCGGATCGACCCGCCTGGCCCCGCTGATTTCGGCGATCGGCATGTCGCTGGTGCTGGAGAACTATGTTCAGGTCTCTCAGGGTGCGAGGAATCAGGGGGTTCCGCTTTTGGTGGAGGGTGTGGTCCGCTGGGGGGGAAAGAATAACTTCGTCCAGATCACCAACATTCAGATCATGATCGTGGTCGCATCATTTGTGGGAATGGGGATCCTGACCTACATCATCCAGAAAACCTCTCTCGGCCGCCAGTGCCGGGCGACCCAGCAGGATCGCAAGATGGCGGCGATGTTGGGCATTAATACCAACCGCATCATTTCCACCGTATTCGTCATCGGCTCCTCGATGGCGGCACTGGCCGGAGTACTGGTCACGCTCAATTACGGCTCCTTCGATTTTTACATCGGTTTTATAACCGGCATCAAAGCCTTTACTGCCGCAGTTCTGGGCGGGATCGGCTCGCTGCCGGGCGCCATGCTGGGAGGCCTGGTTCTCGGGATGTCGGAAGGTCTGTTCGCCGGGTTTGTCAGTGCCGACTATAAGGACGTTTTTGCTTTCGCCCTCCTTGTGCTTGTCCTGATTTTTCGCCCCAGTGGTCTGCTCGGCAAACCTGAGATTGAAAAGGTCTGA
- a CDS encoding ABC transporter substrate-binding protein yields MNRSFSKSLLLAVVIGGLAMVGSAGAADTIKIGVAGPYTGGYAAFGEQFWRGAEQASKDINAAGGVNGKMVEVIKADDACEPKQAVSVANRLMDVDKVQAVDGHYCSSSTIPASTIYADANVLVMTPGSTNPKVTERGMKGVFRMCGRDDQQGAVAANFIINNLKAKRVAVIHDKDSYGQGLADAMIDRMKQLGAKEVLYEGLTRGEKDFNSLVTKVKSVKADAVFFGGLHTEAGPLVRQLREQGITAAFISGDAINTSDFVTAAGDPKYVDGVYMTFGQDPLTLTTGRDVIAKFRASGYEPEGYTLYSYATIQALTAAMKATNSTDLDKMADWLHSHSVNTVLGEKSWDSKGDLKVSDFVMYQWDAKGKFRQL; encoded by the coding sequence ATGAATCGTTCATTTTCGAAGTCCCTGTTGTTAGCAGTAGTGATTGGTGGCCTGGCCATGGTTGGCTCGGCTGGCGCTGCAGATACCATCAAGATCGGCGTAGCCGGGCCATATACCGGCGGCTACGCAGCTTTCGGGGAACAGTTCTGGAGAGGAGCCGAACAGGCTTCAAAGGACATCAACGCCGCAGGGGGCGTCAACGGTAAAATGGTCGAAGTGATCAAAGCTGACGATGCCTGTGAGCCCAAGCAGGCCGTATCGGTCGCCAACCGCCTTATGGATGTGGACAAGGTACAGGCGGTTGACGGCCATTACTGCTCATCCTCGACAATCCCCGCATCGACAATCTACGCCGATGCCAACGTCCTGGTCATGACTCCAGGATCGACCAACCCGAAGGTAACCGAACGAGGCATGAAGGGCGTTTTCCGCATGTGTGGCCGTGATGACCAACAGGGCGCCGTGGCCGCCAACTTTATTATCAATAACCTCAAGGCCAAGCGGGTGGCGGTCATCCACGATAAAGATTCCTACGGTCAGGGGCTGGCAGACGCCATGATCGACAGAATGAAGCAGCTGGGCGCCAAAGAGGTCCTTTATGAAGGACTGACCCGTGGGGAAAAGGATTTTAACTCTCTGGTAACCAAGGTCAAATCGGTTAAAGCAGATGCCGTCTTCTTCGGCGGTCTCCATACCGAAGCCGGGCCACTAGTCCGTCAGTTGCGCGAGCAGGGCATCACCGCGGCATTCATCTCGGGCGATGCGATCAACACCTCCGATTTTGTCACTGCTGCAGGCGACCCGAAATATGTTGACGGCGTCTACATGACCTTTGGTCAGGATCCTCTGACTCTGACAACCGGTCGCGATGTTATCGCCAAGTTCCGGGCCAGCGGCTATGAGCCTGAGGGTTATACCCTTTACTCCTATGCGACGATCCAGGCTCTGACCGCTGCAATGAAAGCCACCAACAGCACCGATCTCGACAAGATGGCTGACTGGCTGCACAGCCACAGCGTTAATACTGTCCTTGGGGAAAAGAGCTGGGACAGCAAAGGGGACCTCAAAGTTTCCGACTTTGTCATGTACCAGTGGGACGCCAAAGGCAAATTTCGTCAACTCTGA
- a CDS encoding cupin domain-containing protein translates to MDINIGERLRTIREMYGFSQRALAKRADVTNGIISMIEQNSSSPSIATLKKILDGFPMSLTDFFSFGAPTQEKIIYRASELTEIGDKNLSYLQVGSSLKERLMQIIHERIEVGADTGEEMLRHEAEEGGVVIKGQIELTVGGQIDILAEGDAYYFDSRLPHRFRNLGAEVCEIISACSPPSF, encoded by the coding sequence GTGGATATCAATATTGGCGAGCGCTTGCGCACTATTCGCGAAATGTACGGGTTTTCCCAACGCGCCCTGGCAAAACGTGCCGACGTCACCAATGGCATCATTTCCATGATCGAGCAAAACAGCAGCAGTCCCTCAATTGCCACTCTCAAAAAAATTCTCGACGGATTTCCCATGTCCCTGACCGATTTTTTCTCCTTCGGCGCGCCAACCCAGGAGAAAATCATCTACCGCGCCAGCGAACTGACCGAAATCGGCGACAAAAATCTCTCCTACCTCCAGGTCGGCTCCAGTCTCAAGGAGAGATTAATGCAGATTATCCATGAGCGGATTGAGGTGGGAGCGGATACCGGCGAGGAGATGTTGCGTCATGAGGCTGAAGAGGGAGGCGTTGTCATTAAGGGTCAGATCGAACTGACTGTCGGAGGGCAAATTGACATTCTTGCCGAGGGCGACGCTTACTATTTTGACAGCCGTCTCCCTCACCGCTTTCGCAATCTCGGCGCAGAGGTTTGCGAAATAATAAGCGCCTGCTCCCCCCCTTCCTTCTAA
- a CDS encoding TetR family transcriptional regulator C-terminal domain-containing protein, with product MENNQAKSPQKKRSSLSRKKHEARILKAAEEVFAQFGFNGATIDTIAKRAGLSKQNMLYYFASKQLLYQKVLEDILGLWLDSMALLDQPGQDPASKLESYIRKKIELSRTRPNGSKVFATEIINGASHLSAEIRAKLLSRFEEDVRLVESWITAGKMDQIDPQHLFFMIWSTTQTYADFSAQIELILGKKKLTLPDFEDAAKFITQVILKGTGLKC from the coding sequence ATGGAAAACAACCAGGCGAAGAGCCCGCAGAAAAAGCGTTCCTCACTCAGTCGCAAAAAACATGAAGCTCGGATATTGAAGGCCGCGGAGGAGGTCTTTGCTCAGTTCGGCTTCAACGGTGCGACAATCGACACCATCGCCAAACGGGCTGGTCTGTCTAAGCAGAACATGCTTTATTATTTTGCCTCAAAGCAGTTGCTGTACCAAAAAGTGCTGGAAGATATTCTCGGCCTCTGGCTTGACAGCATGGCGCTTCTTGATCAACCCGGGCAAGACCCGGCGTCAAAGCTTGAAAGCTATATTCGAAAAAAAATTGAACTCTCACGAACCCGACCAAACGGTTCAAAGGTCTTTGCAACCGAAATCATTAACGGCGCCTCTCATCTCTCAGCCGAGATCAGGGCGAAATTGCTCTCGCGCTTCGAAGAAGATGTCAGGTTGGTAGAAAGCTGGATCACCGCCGGGAAGATGGACCAGATTGATCCGCAGCACCTCTTTTTCATGATCTGGTCGACCACTCAAACCTATGCGGATTTCTCGGCCCAGATAGAACTCATCCTGGGGAAAAAGAAACTGACTCTCCCCGACTTTGAAGACGCAGCCAAGTTCATCACTCAGGTGATCCTTAAGGGGACTGGTTTGAAATGTTAA
- a CDS encoding NCS1 family nucleobase:cation symporter-1: protein MSDQRLKQAVSHIQQSGEFVELEAGQDVIDSPMYNEDIAPTKISQRTWSTWNVAALWVGMAICVPTYTLGGVLTSYFGLDVTEALITILVANIIVLIPLTLNAFPGTKFGIPFPVLVRSSFGIYGSNLPAMVRALIACGWFGIQTMFGGMAVHLLLSEFSSSWASLGGTGEVFGFFIFWSLNVLVAIRGSESIKWLETLAAPLLLAVGIGLIFWASPQIDFGQLLSAPPSRPEGASVWKYFFGGLTAMVGFWATLSLNIPDFSRFVRSQKDQVIGQVIGLPVTMFLFATLGVVLTAASTTLVGETISDPISLIGKIHSPFWVILSMIMIIIATISTNIAANVVSPTNDFQNAFPKYINMKRGTLLTGLVGILLMGWELLRKLQWVHSDVSVESMYSNWLLGYSSLLGPIAGIMIVDYFITRKQKLNLIDIYKTGGEYPNFNSAGLLAFFIPVGLTIFALSTGNLMWFYDYGWFTGSALGGILYWQLTKRGVGLNR from the coding sequence ATGTCGGATCAGAGGTTGAAGCAAGCCGTGTCACATATCCAGCAATCTGGAGAGTTTGTTGAACTGGAGGCAGGTCAGGATGTCATCGATAGTCCTATGTACAATGAGGACATTGCGCCCACAAAGATCAGTCAGAGAACCTGGTCAACCTGGAACGTCGCAGCCCTGTGGGTGGGCATGGCGATCTGCGTCCCCACATATACACTGGGCGGCGTGTTAACCTCTTATTTCGGTCTGGATGTGACCGAGGCCCTGATTACAATTCTCGTCGCGAATATAATCGTGCTCATTCCCTTGACTCTCAATGCCTTCCCCGGAACAAAATTCGGTATTCCTTTCCCGGTTCTGGTTCGCTCATCTTTTGGCATTTACGGCTCCAACCTCCCGGCGATGGTGCGGGCTCTGATTGCCTGCGGCTGGTTCGGCATCCAGACCATGTTTGGTGGCATGGCTGTCCATCTGCTGCTCTCTGAATTTTCGAGCAGCTGGGCCAGCCTCGGAGGAACCGGAGAAGTTTTCGGGTTCTTTATTTTCTGGTCGCTGAATGTTCTCGTTGCGATTAGAGGATCCGAATCGATCAAATGGCTTGAGACTCTGGCGGCACCTTTGCTGCTGGCTGTCGGCATCGGCTTGATTTTCTGGGCATCTCCACAAATCGATTTCGGGCAACTGCTCTCGGCTCCTCCCAGTCGTCCTGAAGGCGCTTCCGTCTGGAAGTATTTCTTCGGGGGGCTCACCGCCATGGTCGGTTTCTGGGCGACCCTGTCGCTGAATATCCCTGATTTCAGTCGTTTTGTCCGTTCCCAGAAAGATCAGGTCATCGGCCAGGTCATCGGTTTGCCGGTAACCATGTTTCTCTTTGCGACTCTGGGCGTAGTTCTGACTGCGGCATCCACAACGCTGGTTGGCGAGACGATCTCCGATCCGATCTCTCTGATCGGAAAAATCCACAGCCCTTTCTGGGTTATTCTGTCCATGATAATGATCATCATCGCGACCATCTCGACCAATATTGCGGCAAACGTCGTTTCACCAACCAATGATTTTCAAAATGCCTTTCCCAAGTACATCAATATGAAGCGTGGCACCCTGCTGACCGGCCTGGTTGGTATTCTGCTGATGGGTTGGGAACTGCTGCGGAAGCTGCAGTGGGTCCACTCTGACGTCAGCGTCGAGAGCATGTACTCCAACTGGCTGCTCGGCTACTCAAGTCTCCTCGGGCCCATTGCCGGAATTATGATCGTCGATTACTTCATCACCCGAAAGCAGAAGCTGAATCTGATCGACATTTACAAGACCGGTGGAGAGTACCCCAATTTTAATAGCGCCGGCCTGCTCGCGTTCTTTATTCCGGTCGGATTGACCATCTTTGCTTTGTCCACTGGCAATCTGATGTGGTTCTACGATTACGGCTGGTTCACCGGCTCCGCGCTCGGCGGCATCCTTTATTGGCAGCTGACCAAGCGGGGGGTGGGACTTAATCGGTAA
- a CDS encoding DUF5020 family protein, which translates to MNYTFFHKSLSLFTTVLMLTTLLMVCGTTSAFAGSAQWQTSNVELLLGSGYKLGDDTRTTLTFEHANGWKYGDNFFFLDVVNPMRDGVHSTNDLYAEFSPRLSLSKISGKKIAFGFVKDVLLASTLEMGEYSHNYLYGVGFSLDLPKFAYADINIYVRNNPNQDGQTYQITPVWALPFTVGSAKMLFEGFADIAGSEGNTKFNIDCQPRLLLDVGNFWQAPDSLWVGVEYMYWHNKFGVDGANESLPQAMVKWVF; encoded by the coding sequence ATGAATTACACATTTTTTCACAAAAGCCTGAGCCTGTTTACAACCGTACTTATGCTAACGACCCTTCTAATGGTATGTGGGACCACCAGCGCCTTTGCCGGGTCTGCCCAGTGGCAAACGAGCAACGTCGAGTTACTTCTGGGTAGCGGTTATAAGCTTGGGGACGACACGCGGACGACCCTGACTTTCGAGCATGCTAACGGCTGGAAGTATGGTGACAATTTCTTCTTTCTCGATGTCGTCAACCCGATGCGCGACGGGGTCCATAGTACCAACGACCTGTATGCCGAGTTCTCTCCCCGCCTGAGTCTGAGCAAGATCTCCGGCAAAAAAATTGCTTTCGGTTTTGTTAAAGATGTCCTGCTGGCAAGTACCCTGGAGATGGGGGAATATTCTCACAACTACCTTTACGGTGTTGGCTTCAGCCTCGATCTCCCAAAATTCGCCTACGCTGATATCAACATTTATGTACGCAACAACCCGAACCAGGACGGTCAAACTTATCAGATCACCCCGGTCTGGGCGCTGCCGTTTACTGTTGGTTCGGCAAAAATGCTGTTTGAGGGCTTTGCCGATATCGCCGGTTCGGAAGGAAACACCAAATTCAACATCGACTGTCAGCCGCGCCTGCTGCTCGATGTTGGCAACTTCTGGCAGGCTCCAGACAGCCTCTGGGTTGGCGTAGAGTATATGTATTGGCACAACAAGTTTGGCGTTGACGGGGCCAATGAGTCCCTTCCCCAGGCCATGGTGAAGTGGGTCTTCTAG
- a CDS encoding FAD-dependent oxidoreductase: MYNPEKFQQMPGGMSLDQAVAEAERCLLCHDAPCSRACPADTDPGTFIRKLRLKNVTGAIRTIKENNILGGACGVLCPAGRLCEKECCATGISRPVEIARIQRFLVEHSWVRNLKVLETAESNGKKVAIVGSGPAGLSCAAELAKRGCAVTVFEARPEAGGVIRYGVPAYRYDVNFLEHELQEIKELGVEFCCNTPIRNPGQAEELLAKGYAAVFIATGLWAATSLNPEKQGVDGLFTSVEFLAALRAESLEKMRARIAGTVVAVIGGGSVAIDCAESALKLGATDVYLVYRRSFAQMPAEEGERLETLASGVHFLLLNQPLGFVVNQQNKVEGLRLIRTQLAEAQGSDRRSPQEIAGSEWVLNADIVIEAIGNQAEADSPAWYPHVKVDARRLIQADAKTRKTSVPGIFAGGDIVRGPALVVEAVQDGKLAAMAITDYLSQKEM, encoded by the coding sequence GTGTACAACCCTGAAAAATTTCAACAGATGCCCGGGGGGATGTCACTTGATCAGGCCGTCGCCGAAGCGGAACGCTGTCTCCTGTGCCATGATGCGCCCTGCTCCAGGGCCTGCCCTGCGGATACCGACCCGGGCACCTTCATCCGCAAGCTGCGTTTGAAAAATGTGACCGGCGCGATCCGGACCATCAAGGAGAACAACATCCTCGGCGGGGCTTGCGGTGTGCTCTGTCCTGCAGGCCGGCTCTGCGAAAAGGAGTGCTGTGCGACCGGAATCAGCAGGCCTGTCGAGATTGCCAGAATCCAGCGATTTCTGGTGGAGCATTCCTGGGTGCGGAACCTCAAGGTTCTTGAAACCGCCGAGTCGAACGGGAAAAAGGTTGCCATCGTCGGTTCGGGGCCGGCAGGCCTGAGTTGTGCGGCCGAGTTGGCCAAGCGCGGCTGCGCGGTCACGGTCTTCGAGGCTCGCCCGGAGGCTGGCGGCGTTATCCGCTACGGAGTCCCGGCGTACCGTTACGATGTTAACTTTCTTGAACATGAACTGCAGGAAATTAAAGAGTTGGGGGTCGAATTTTGCTGTAACACCCCGATTCGTAATCCGGGCCAGGCGGAAGAGCTCCTGGCCAAAGGGTACGCCGCGGTCTTTATCGCCACCGGGCTCTGGGCGGCCACAAGCTTGAACCCTGAGAAGCAGGGTGTCGATGGACTGTTTACCTCGGTTGAGTTTTTAGCCGCCTTGCGCGCCGAATCGCTCGAGAAGATGCGAGCAAGGATCGCGGGAACCGTAGTCGCCGTCATCGGAGGTGGTTCCGTCGCCATTGACTGCGCTGAATCCGCCTTGAAACTCGGCGCCACAGACGTCTATCTGGTCTATCGCCGCTCCTTTGCGCAGATGCCTGCCGAAGAGGGCGAGAGACTTGAAACCCTCGCGTCCGGAGTGCACTTTCTGCTCCTGAACCAGCCCCTTGGTTTTGTGGTCAACCAACAGAATAAAGTCGAGGGACTGCGGTTGATTCGCACCCAATTGGCCGAAGCCCAGGGCTCAGATCGGAGAAGCCCGCAGGAGATTGCCGGTTCCGAGTGGGTGTTAAATGCCGATATAGTCATCGAGGCGATCGGGAACCAGGCAGAGGCCGATTCTCCAGCCTGGTATCCTCACGTCAAGGTGGATGCTCGGCGACTGATTCAGGCCGATGCCAAGACCAGAAAAACCTCAGTCCCTGGAATTTTCGCCGGAGGCGACATTGTTCGTGGTCCAGCGTTGGTGGTGGAAGCGGTTCAGGACGGCAAACTCGCCGCCATGGCGATTACCGATTATCTGTCGCAGAAGGAGATGTGA
- the preA gene encoding NAD-dependent dihydropyrimidine dehydrogenase subunit PreA, whose protein sequence is MARKKIDLAVDFCGVKFENPFLLSSSPVSNSAEMVAKAFEAGWSGVAFKTLNSDRVPIVHPSPRMNPYNYGSKRLVGLQNVEQISDRPLKDNLLDFLYLKKNYPSKVIISSIMGFSNEEWAYLAKASEDNGADMLELNFSCPHMTVEGSGHKVGQANHLIEKFTATVKRAVSIPVLAKMTPNITDMTEPALFAKQGGADAIAAINTVRGISQIGLDDWTARPNVAGIGAISGTSGPTVKPIGLRFIADLAKCEKLGLPLSGQGGIETWIDALEYILLGSTTVQVTTGIIHYGYRIVEDLIEGLSDYMLERNILRVADLVGKALPTLQETDKFNLESQGIASYDLDRCVGCGQCLIVCNDSAGQALEWDAQTRRPKLIEDKCLSCMVCSFVCPVSGLITYKKQPSGWQRRETAVMGEGLGSELKLEAFK, encoded by the coding sequence ATGGCCCGAAAAAAAATTGATCTGGCCGTGGATTTTTGCGGCGTCAAATTTGAAAACCCCTTTCTGCTCTCCTCTTCACCGGTTTCCAATAGCGCGGAGATGGTCGCCAAGGCTTTTGAGGCGGGCTGGAGCGGGGTCGCTTTCAAGACTCTCAATTCTGATCGCGTACCTATTGTGCACCCCTCGCCGCGCATGAACCCGTACAACTACGGCAGCAAGCGACTGGTCGGTCTGCAGAACGTGGAGCAGATTTCCGATCGTCCGTTGAAGGATAATCTGCTTGATTTTCTCTACCTGAAAAAAAACTATCCAAGCAAGGTCATCATCTCAAGCATCATGGGATTCTCGAACGAGGAGTGGGCCTATCTGGCCAAAGCATCGGAGGATAACGGCGCCGATATGCTGGAACTCAACTTCTCCTGCCCGCATATGACCGTCGAAGGGTCCGGCCACAAGGTCGGACAGGCTAACCACCTGATTGAAAAATTTACCGCAACGGTCAAAAGGGCGGTGTCGATCCCGGTTCTGGCCAAAATGACCCCGAATATCACCGACATGACCGAACCTGCGCTGTTTGCCAAACAGGGCGGAGCCGACGCGATTGCCGCCATCAATACGGTCCGGGGCATTTCCCAGATCGGGCTAGATGACTGGACCGCGCGGCCGAATGTGGCCGGCATCGGCGCGATCAGCGGAACCTCAGGGCCAACAGTCAAGCCGATCGGGTTACGTTTCATCGCCGACCTGGCCAAGTGCGAAAAACTCGGGCTGCCTCTCTCGGGGCAAGGGGGGATAGAAACCTGGATCGACGCCCTTGAATATATTCTCCTTGGCTCCACTACCGTCCAGGTCACCACCGGTATCATTCACTACGGCTATCGCATCGTCGAAGACCTGATTGAAGGCCTTTCCGATTATATGCTCGAACGCAATATCTTAAGGGTCGCTGATTTGGTTGGCAAAGCCCTGCCCACTCTGCAGGAGACGGACAAGTTTAACCTCGAGAGTCAGGGGATCGCCAGTTACGACCTCGATCGTTGCGTCGGCTGCGGCCAATGTCTGATTGTCTGCAACGACTCGGCAGGCCAGGCGCTCGAATGGGATGCCCAGACAAGGCGCCCCAAACTGATTGAGGACAAATGTCTGAGTTGTATGGTCTGCAGTTTTGTCTGCCCGGTCTCCGGACTCATTACCTATAAAAAACAGCCTTCCGGCTGGCAACGGCGAGAGACTGCCGTCATGGGCGAGGGTCTCGGGTCCGAGCTCAAGCTTGAAGCGTTCAAATAG
- the hydA gene encoding dihydropyrimidinase, whose protein sequence is MSLLIKGGLVVTATGSYVADVLAENGKIVAIGVDLGNTADEVVDARGKYVLPGAIDPHTHLCMPFMGTYAQDDYKSGTIAAACGGVTTVIDFQIQQKGESIRQGLNRKMALAEGMVAVDYSLHPAITDPRPEVIDEVKQAILEYGTPSFKIFMVYDFRVDDATMIKLLERTRKHGGLVQVHAENPHIIQHMNEKLEHEGKLAPYYHAVSRPNIAEEEAVERAARLAEFTGSRLYIVHLSSREGLAKVKEFRSRGIDIYAETCPQYLLLDEECYKEADFGGAKYVMSPPLRTRESNAALWGGLKAGDVQVMATDHCPFDFNGKKDMFGKDDYKKIPNGAPGIETLLPLLHSEGVVTGKISLEKMVDVLATSTARIFGLKDKGAIEVGKDADIVVFDPARKFTIAQDKLHMNVDYNPYENRDVTGMPEVVFSRGQRVAEWQNDRVEFVGVPGHGRFVKRVPLRD, encoded by the coding sequence ATGAGCTTATTGATCAAGGGAGGTCTGGTTGTCACCGCAACCGGAAGTTATGTCGCGGATGTTCTGGCCGAAAACGGCAAGATCGTCGCTATCGGGGTCGATCTCGGGAACACGGCTGATGAGGTCGTCGACGCCAGGGGGAAGTATGTCCTGCCCGGAGCGATCGATCCCCACACCCATTTGTGCATGCCCTTTATGGGAACCTATGCTCAGGATGACTATAAATCGGGAACGATCGCCGCGGCTTGCGGCGGGGTGACCACGGTGATTGATTTCCAGATCCAGCAGAAGGGGGAATCAATCCGTCAGGGGCTTAATCGCAAGATGGCCCTCGCCGAGGGCATGGTCGCGGTTGATTATTCATTGCACCCGGCAATCACCGACCCGCGTCCCGAGGTTATTGACGAGGTTAAGCAAGCGATCCTTGAGTACGGTACCCCCAGTTTCAAGATCTTCATGGTCTACGATTTCCGGGTTGACGACGCCACCATGATCAAACTGCTGGAGCGGACCCGGAAACATGGAGGACTGGTTCAGGTGCACGCCGAAAATCCGCATATCATCCAGCATATGAACGAAAAACTTGAGCATGAAGGGAAACTGGCCCCCTACTATCATGCCGTCAGCCGCCCGAATATTGCCGAGGAGGAAGCGGTGGAACGCGCCGCACGCCTGGCAGAATTTACCGGTTCGCGGCTCTATATTGTGCATCTCTCTTCGCGAGAAGGGTTGGCCAAGGTCAAGGAGTTTCGCAGTCGCGGGATCGATATCTATGCCGAAACCTGCCCGCAGTATCTGCTGCTCGACGAGGAGTGCTACAAGGAGGCAGATTTCGGCGGGGCCAAGTATGTCATGTCGCCACCGCTGCGGACCAGGGAGAGCAACGCGGCCTTGTGGGGCGGGTTGAAAGCCGGAGATGTCCAGGTTATGGCGACCGATCACTGTCCGTTTGACTTCAACGGCAAGAAAGATATGTTCGGCAAGGATGACTACAAAAAAATCCCTAACGGCGCGCCCGGGATCGAAACCCTGCTGCCGCTGCTCCACTCGGAAGGGGTCGTCACGGGTAAGATAAGTCTTGAGAAGATGGTCGATGTGCTCGCAACCAGCACCGCCCGGATTTTCGGTCTGAAAGATAAGGGTGCCATTGAGGTCGGCAAGGATGCCGATATAGTGGTGTTCGACCCGGCGCGTAAATTCACCATCGCCCAGGATAAGTTGCATATGAATGTCGACTACAATCCCTACGAAAACAGGGATGTAACCGGTATGCCGGAGGTCGTTTTTTCACGGGGACAAAGAGTCGCCGAATGGCAGAACGACCGGGTTGAATTTGTCGGTGTGCCAGGCCATGGCCGGTTTGTGAAGAGAGTTCCGCTTCGCGATTGA